From one Mytilus galloprovincialis chromosome 13, xbMytGall1.hap1.1, whole genome shotgun sequence genomic stretch:
- the LOC143056391 gene encoding uncharacterized protein LOC143056391 has protein sequence MLLSTSLVLFVVSSSRLAVWCFNINAELSNSPFDIPEAVSKILEDNQFFKSQLKVMSDEMEQYKSRITTLENELSFTNRELILTKQNAKDTNKRVQVLERELLLTKELFKFDKDDSMNHAHSGRIQTTEQDRSDNDYEKESMYPEFKLPDNSDTSKDSKRLLVGDNFPPVVAFSSTMDSHKENLGAGQTVLFERVITNVGGGLDPNTSIFKAPITGLYHFDAIVMSHHGEDMETEIVKNGNGLVRLYSGNGDTWGVGMQAIVVQMNAGDDVWVRVYNNPGINNGNVRVYGFLWSSFSGFLLQ, from the exons ATGTTGCTATCTACCTCCTTGGTGTTGTTTGTCGTCTCATCTAGTCGGTTGGCTGTTTGGTGTTTCAATATCAACGCTGAATTATCCAATTCTCCTTTTGATATACCCGAGGCTGTTTCGAAAATATTGGAGGACAATCAATTCTTTAAATCGCAGTTAAAAGTTATGTCAGACGAAATGGAGCAATATAAATCAAGGATTACCACTCTAGAAAATGAACTGTCATTTACTAATCGTGAACTCATATTAACGAAGCAGAATGCAAAAGATACCAATAAACGAGTACAAGTGTTAGAACGCGAACTTCTGTTAACTAAGGAATTGTTTAAGTTTGATAAAGACGATTCAATGAACCATGCGCATTCTGGTAGAATACAAACCACTGAGCAAGATAGAAGTGATAACGATTACGAAAAAGAATCAATGTACCCAGAATTCAAATTGCCTGACAATAGTGATACTTCAAAGGATAGCAAGCGGCTTTTGG ttggaGATAACTTTCCTCCGGTTGTTGCATTTTCTTCTACTATGGACAGCCACAAAGAAAACTTAGGTGCCGGGCAAACGGTTTTGTTTGAACGCGTAATAACTAATGTTGGAGGTGGCCTTGACCCAAACACCAGTATTTTTAAAGCTCCAATTACTGGTTTATATCATTTTGACGCCATAGTAATGAGTCACCATGGAGAGGACATGGAAACCGAAATagttaagaatggaaatgggctCGTCAGACTTTATTCCGGCAATGGTGACACTTGGGGTGTTGGCATGCAGGCTATAGTAGTCCAGATGAATGCAGGAGATGATGTTTGGGTAAGAGTTTATAACAATCCAGGCATTAATAATGGGAATGTTCGTGTGTATGGATTTCTTTGGTCCTCTTTTTCTGGATTCTTACTCCAATAA